One stretch of Flavobacterium sp. 9 DNA includes these proteins:
- the ruvB gene encoding Holliday junction branch migration DNA helicase RuvB, with product MNENLDPTTNGYNPEELDLEKRLRPLSFDDFAGQDQVLENLKVFVAAANQRGEALDHTLFHGPPGLGKTTLANILANELEVGIKITSGPVLDKPGDLAGLLTNLDERDVLFIDEIHRLSPIVEEYLYSAMEDFKIDIMIESGPNARTVQINLNPFTLIGATTRSGLLTAPMRARFGISSRLQYYTTELLTTIVERSSSILKMPISLDAAIEIAGRSRGTPRIANALLRRVRDFAQIKGNGTIDLEIARYALKALNVDAHGLDEMDNKILLTIINKFKGGPVGLSTLATAVSESSETIEEVYEPFLIQEGFIMRTPRGREVTDKAYKHLGKINTNIQGGLF from the coding sequence ATGAATGAGAACCTAGATCCCACTACAAATGGGTATAACCCAGAAGAATTAGATCTTGAAAAAAGATTACGTCCGCTGTCCTTTGATGATTTTGCCGGACAAGATCAAGTTTTAGAGAATTTGAAAGTTTTTGTTGCTGCTGCCAATCAACGTGGTGAAGCGCTTGATCATACACTTTTTCACGGACCTCCCGGATTAGGAAAAACTACTTTGGCAAATATCCTTGCTAATGAGCTTGAAGTTGGAATCAAAATTACATCTGGTCCTGTCTTGGACAAACCTGGAGACTTGGCTGGTTTATTGACTAACCTTGATGAAAGAGATGTTTTATTTATTGATGAAATTCATCGTTTAAGCCCAATTGTTGAAGAGTATTTGTATTCGGCAATGGAAGATTTTAAGATTGATATTATGATCGAGTCTGGTCCAAATGCCAGAACTGTGCAGATCAATCTAAATCCTTTTACTTTAATTGGAGCTACAACTCGTTCAGGATTATTAACGGCACCTATGCGTGCACGTTTTGGAATTTCATCACGATTACAATATTATACTACAGAACTTTTGACTACTATTGTCGAAAGAAGTTCTTCTATTCTTAAAATGCCAATATCATTAGATGCTGCTATAGAAATAGCCGGTAGAAGTCGCGGTACACCTCGTATAGCAAATGCATTATTGCGTAGAGTTCGAGATTTTGCACAGATTAAAGGTAACGGAACTATTGATCTTGAAATTGCACGTTATGCTTTAAAAGCACTTAATGTCGATGCACATGGATTGGACGAAATGGATAATAAAATTTTACTGACAATTATTAATAAATTCAAAGGTGGGCCAGTTGGTCTTTCAACTTTGGCAACTGCCGTTTCTGAAAGTAGTGAAACCATTGAAGAAGTATATGAACCATTCTTGATTCAGGAAGGTTTTATTATGCGTACTCCGCGTGGTCGAGAAGTTACGGACAAAGCTTATAAACATTTAGGAAAAATAAACACCAACATTCAAGGTGGATTGTTTTAA
- a CDS encoding alpha/beta hydrolase, which yields MKHFLLFLLFAFCSSFGQSKSFSHLAYGKSSQQALDLYIPNGDLKEIPVVILLHGGAWSMGGLQYNSKHAQDICNKGFVVANVDYRYVTEEISAKDLLADIQAAVTYVSDVSGKYGYAKKGYHIVGISAGAHLALLYGYTKKNMKSITALCAPSRLDSVEVLEFLKKNVLLDVIEKLAGAKFNTTGTNPAFIAISPFRNISNTPTLLIHGDADPLVNVSQSQNLYAELKSKGVETKLLIREGKGHDVGMNSPDTEAQNIKDITDWIIMHNK from the coding sequence ATGAAGCACTTCCTTTTATTCTTGTTGTTTGCTTTTTGTAGTTCTTTTGGGCAAAGTAAGTCTTTTTCGCATCTTGCTTATGGGAAATCATCTCAACAAGCTTTAGATCTGTATATTCCTAACGGAGATTTAAAAGAAATACCTGTTGTTATATTGCTGCATGGTGGCGCATGGTCAATGGGCGGACTTCAATATAACAGTAAACATGCTCAGGACATTTGTAATAAAGGATTTGTTGTCGCTAATGTCGATTATCGTTATGTAACGGAAGAAATTTCGGCAAAGGATTTATTAGCAGATATTCAAGCAGCTGTTACGTATGTTTCAGATGTTTCCGGTAAATATGGATATGCTAAAAAAGGATATCATATTGTAGGGATTAGCGCTGGTGCTCATTTGGCTTTATTATATGGATATACCAAAAAGAACATGAAGTCGATAACCGCACTTTGTGCTCCTTCAAGATTAGATTCTGTTGAAGTATTAGAATTTCTTAAGAAGAATGTTCTTTTGGATGTTATCGAAAAATTAGCTGGAGCAAAATTTAATACAACGGGGACTAATCCTGCATTTATTGCAATAAGTCCTTTCAGAAATATTTCGAACACACCGACATTACTGATACATGGTGATGCTGATCCTTTGGTTAATGTCAGTCAATCTCAAAATCTTTATGCTGAATTAAAAAGCAAAGGTGTTGAGACAAAATTACTAATTAGAGAAGGAAAAGGACATGATGTTGGTATGAATTCACCTGATACTGAAGCTCAGAATATAAAAGATATTACCGATTGGATTATCATGCATAATAAGTAA
- a CDS encoding cbb3-type cytochrome c oxidase subunit I: protein MSAEAHGHDHGHDHEHEHHHKDTFITKYIFSIDHKMIAKQYLITGIIMGIIGIAMSLLFRMQLAWPEESFKIFNVLLGDKFAPDGVMANDIYLALVTIHGTIMVFFVLTAGLSGTFSNLLIPLQIGARDMASGFMNMISYWLFFLSAVIMLSSLFVEAGPASAGWTIYPPLSALPQAIPGSGTGMTLWLVSMAIFIASSLMGSLNYIVTVINLRTKGMSMTRLPLTIWTFFVTAIIGVISFPVLLSAALLLIFDRSFGTSFFLSDIYIAGEVLHYQGGSPVLFEHLFWFLGHPEVYIVILPAMGLVSEIMATNSRKPIFGYRAMIMSVLAIAFLSTIVWGHHMFISGMNPFLGSVFTFTTLLIAIPSAVKAFNWITTLWKGNLQFNPAMLFSIGMVSTFITGGLTGIILGDSTLDINVHDTYFVIAHFHLVMGISALYGMFAGIYHWFPKMYGRMLNKNLGYIHFWVTAVCAYGVFFPMHFIGLAGLPRRYYTNTNFPLFDDLQNVNVLITTFALVGGAFQLVFLYNFFSSIFYGKKAVQNPWKSTTLEWTTPVEHIHGNWPGEIPHVYRWPYDYSNPNHDVDFVPQNVPMKEGEEVLHH, encoded by the coding sequence ATGTCAGCAGAAGCGCACGGTCACGATCACGGACACGATCACGAGCACGAACATCATCATAAAGACACGTTCATTACTAAATATATATTTAGTATTGATCACAAAATGATTGCTAAGCAATACTTAATTACCGGTATTATCATGGGAATTATTGGTATTGCAATGTCTTTGCTTTTCAGAATGCAATTAGCATGGCCAGAAGAGTCTTTCAAAATCTTTAATGTTTTATTAGGAGATAAATTTGCACCAGATGGTGTAATGGCTAATGATATTTATTTGGCCTTAGTTACAATTCACGGTACCATCATGGTATTCTTTGTACTGACGGCTGGTTTAAGTGGTACTTTTAGTAACTTACTTATTCCACTTCAAATTGGAGCAAGAGATATGGCTTCTGGATTCATGAACATGATTTCATACTGGTTGTTTTTCTTGTCTGCTGTGATTATGTTGTCTTCTTTGTTTGTTGAAGCTGGACCAGCTTCTGCAGGTTGGACAATTTATCCTCCATTAAGTGCTTTACCACAAGCGATTCCAGGTTCTGGAACTGGTATGACTTTATGGTTAGTTTCAATGGCAATCTTTATCGCATCTTCTTTAATGGGATCTTTAAATTACATTGTTACAGTTATCAACTTAAGAACTAAAGGAATGTCTATGACTAGACTTCCACTTACAATCTGGACATTCTTCGTAACAGCTATTATTGGTGTTATTTCATTCCCAGTATTGTTATCTGCAGCATTATTATTGATTTTTGATAGAAGTTTTGGTACTTCATTCTTCTTATCTGATATTTATATCGCTGGAGAAGTTTTACATTACCAAGGTGGTTCTCCAGTATTGTTCGAACACTTATTCTGGTTCTTAGGACACCCTGAGGTTTATATCGTAATCTTACCTGCAATGGGTCTTGTTTCTGAAATTATGGCTACGAACTCTCGTAAACCAATCTTTGGATACAGAGCGATGATTATGTCAGTTCTTGCAATTGCATTTTTATCTACAATTGTTTGGGGTCACCACATGTTTATTTCAGGTATGAATCCTTTCTTAGGATCTGTATTTACCTTTACAACTTTATTGATTGCGATTCCATCTGCTGTAAAAGCTTTTAACTGGATTACAACATTATGGAAAGGTAACTTGCAATTTAACCCTGCAATGTTATTCTCTATCGGAATGGTTTCTACTTTCATCACTGGAGGTTTAACTGGAATCATCTTAGGAGATAGTACTTTAGATATTAACGTTCATGATACTTACTTTGTAATTGCTCACTTTCACTTAGTAATGGGTATTTCTGCACTTTACGGAATGTTTGCTGGTATTTACCACTGGTTCCCTAAAATGTACGGAAGAATGTTGAACAAAAACTTAGGTTATATTCACTTTTGGGTAACAGCAGTTTGTGCTTACGGAGTTTTCTTCCCAATGCACTTTATTGGATTAGCTGGTTTACCAAGACGTTATTATACAAACACAAACTTCCCATTATTTGATGATTTACAAAATGTGAATGTTTTAATTACAACATTTGCTCTTGTAGGAGGAGCTTTCCAATTAGTATTTTTGTACAACTTCTTTAGTAGTATTTTCTACGGTAAGAAAGCAGTTCAGAATCCATGGAAATCTACAACATTAGAATGGACTACTCCAGTAGAACATATTCACGGTAACTGGCCAGGTGAAATTCCTCACGTATACCGTTGGCCGTATGACTATAGTAACCCAAATCACGATGTAGATTTTGTACCGCAAAATGTACCAATGAAAGAAGGTGAAGAAGTTTTACACCACTAA